A window of the Cucurbita pepo subsp. pepo cultivar mu-cu-16 unplaced genomic scaffold, ASM280686v2 Cp4.1_scaffold000869, whole genome shotgun sequence genome harbors these coding sequences:
- the LOC111785971 gene encoding uncharacterized protein LOC111785971 — MGYEVFYFELVLYAYLNLDFLMSQTILQCLTGALRNDNPRMLMAASAFLLPLRPFTVSALHTGMMEVMFAKRALKDPDLRMAHNVHKVSTLLGGVLFVADDALPQTPFIHAAWHLAAAVGVGTCNKLLE; from the exons ATGGGCTATGAGGTGTTTTACTTTGAGTTGGTTTTGTATGCTTATTTGAACTTAGATTTTCTCATGTCTCAAACTATATTGCAGTGTCTGACAGGAGCTTTAAGAAACGACAACCCGAGGATGTTGATGGCTGCATCTGCATTTCTATTGCCTTTGAGGCCCTTTACGGTTTCAGCACTTCACACTGGGATGATGGAG GTAATGTTTGCAAAAAGAGCTTTGAAGGATCCAGATTTGAGGATGGCTCACAACGTGCATAAAGTGTCGACGCTGTTAGGTGGTGTTCTTTTCGTTGCTGATGATGCTTTGCCCCAAACTCCATTCATTCATGCAGCTTGGCATCTTGCTGCTGCTGTTGGTGTTGGAACCTGCAATAAGCTTCTTGAGTGA